In the genome of Cucumis sativus cultivar 9930 unplaced genomic scaffold, Cucumber_9930_V3 scaffold58, whole genome shotgun sequence, one region contains:
- the LOC116406036 gene encoding tRNA (guanine(10)-N2)-methyltransferase homolog isoform X6 yields MWYLCVFYHRLLDYRKAEVESLAELFGENGDHKGKKLEWKLPLHHHPDSPFHFVDLSSDDIARNIANRSILVKGMYELWGQGSDYEELEESIRNFPEERKSPYLQPGSSFKISVESFGKAISFQEQNERIQGLAYIPFKGQVNLKSPDHKFCLLETADYGLNNGLPPIAQRRIFFGREVGGADRKLIPTYQLKSRTYLGPTAMDAEMAFLMANQALATSGKLVFDPFVGTGSILVGAAHFGAMTMGADIDIRVVRDGRGPDCNVWSNFKQYGLPPPIALLRADNNLPPWRPGLKEVQQQYLHQYYLFIFRGAEVSLPLLYTDGH; encoded by the exons ATGTGGTATCTCTGTGTGTTCTATCACCGTCTTTTGGATTATCGGAAGGCCGAGGTCGAGTCTCTGGCCGAGTTGTTTGGTGAAAATGGCGACCACAAAGGGAAGAAGTTGGAATGGAAGCTTCCTCTTCACCATCACCCTGATTCTCCTTTCCATTTCGTCGACCTCTCTTCAGACGATATCGCTCGGAACATCGCTAACCGAA GTATACTAGTGAAGGGGATGTATGAACTCTGGGGTCAAGGAAGTGACTACGAGGAGCTAGAGGAGTCTATTAGAAATTTTCCGGAAGAACGGAAGTCGCCATACTTACAACCTGGAAgctctttcaaaatttctgTAGAGAGCTTTGGGAAGGCTATCAGCTTCCAGGAACAAAATGAACGTATTCAGGGGCTAGCGTACATCCCTTTCAAG GGtcaagttaatttaaaaagtccagatcataaattttgtcttttggAAACTGCTGATTACGGACTCAATAATGGACTTCCACCAATTGCTCAaaggagaattttttttggccGGGAGGTCGGTGGTGCCGATAGGAAGCTTATACCaacatatcaattaaaaaGTCGCACTTATCTTGGGCCAACTGCCATGGATGCTGAAATGGCTTTCTTAATGGCCAACCAAGCATTAGCGACATCTGGAAAACTTGTCTTTGATCCTTTTGTTGGCACTGGGAGCATTCTTGTTGGCGCAGCTCATTTTGGAGCAATGACAATG GGGGCAGACATTGACATTAGGGTGGTACGTGATGGTCGTGGCCCTGATTGTAATGTTTGGAGCAACTTCAAGCAg TATGGATTACCACCTCCAATTGCACTGTTAAGAGCAGATAATAATCTTCCTCCCTGGCGTCCAGGATTGAAGGAGGTACAGCAGCAATATTTGCACCAgtactatttatttatttttcgtgGTGCTGAAGTTTCACTACCCTTGTTATATACTGATGGTCACTAA